From a region of the Luteibaculum oceani genome:
- a CDS encoding NAD-dependent epimerase/dehydratase family protein: MGKTLIIGSSGQIGSDLVGELSALKGKDNVIASDIREPKNFDGTFVTLDATNKKDLERIIDEHDVSEVYLLAALLSATAEMNPQFAWDLNMGSLSHVLDLAREGKLKKIFFPSSIAVFGPTTPKDNTPQRTILEPSTVYGITKLAGERWAEYYFKRYGTDIRGIRYPGLISYKALPGGGTTDYAVQIFYDALQNKTHECFLNKDTELPMLYMSDAVRGTINLMEAPADQIKIRSAYNLAGFSFTPEQIAASIQKHIPNFKIAYQPDYRQAIADSWPNSIDDSEARKDWGWKPKYDLDAMVEDMLTNLEKKLA, translated from the coding sequence ATGGGAAAAACGCTAATTATAGGTTCTTCGGGACAAATTGGTAGCGACTTGGTTGGAGAACTGAGTGCGCTAAAAGGTAAGGATAACGTTATTGCTAGCGATATCCGGGAACCTAAAAATTTTGATGGCACCTTTGTTACACTTGATGCTACCAATAAAAAAGATCTAGAGCGCATAATAGATGAGCACGATGTTAGTGAGGTATATCTATTAGCAGCGCTTTTATCGGCTACAGCGGAAATGAATCCTCAGTTTGCATGGGATCTAAACATGGGGAGCTTAAGCCATGTATTGGATTTGGCACGTGAAGGCAAACTGAAAAAAATCTTTTTCCCAAGTTCTATAGCAGTTTTTGGACCAACCACTCCAAAAGATAATACCCCACAAAGAACCATCCTAGAACCCAGTACGGTGTATGGAATTACCAAATTAGCGGGTGAAAGATGGGCTGAATATTACTTTAAAAGGTACGGAACAGATATTCGCGGAATTAGATACCCAGGGTTGATTAGCTATAAAGCACTTCCTGGAGGAGGTACTACAGATTATGCCGTGCAAATTTTCTACGATGCACTGCAAAACAAAACCCACGAATGTTTCCTGAATAAAGACACCGAATTACCCATGCTTTACATGAGCGATGCGGTAAGAGGAACCATAAACCTAATGGAAGCGCCGGCAGATCAAATTAAAATCAGATCGGCTTATAATTTGGCTGGATTTAGTTTTACTCCAGAGCAAATTGCTGCATCCATTCAAAAACATATACCCAATTTCAAAATCGCATATCAACCCGACTACCGCCAGGCCATTGCAGATTCCTGGCCAAACTCCATCGACGATTCGGAAGCTAGAAAAGATTGGGGCTGGAAACCCAAATACGACCTCGATGCCATGGTAGAAGATATGCTTACAAACCTGGAGAAAAAACTTGCTTAA